In the genome of Panthera uncia isolate 11264 chromosome B3 unlocalized genomic scaffold, Puncia_PCG_1.0 HiC_scaffold_1, whole genome shotgun sequence, one region contains:
- the ANKRD9 gene encoding ankyrin repeat domain-containing protein 9 — MPWDARRPGGGADGGPEGAGAARSRAQKQCRKSSFAFYQAVRDLLPVWLLEDMRASEAFHWDERGRAAAYSPSEALLYALVHDHQAYAHYLLATFPRRALAPPSAGFRCCAAPGPHVALAVRYNRVGILRRILRTVRDFPPEERARVLDRRGCSRVEGGGTALHAACELARPECLFLLLGHGASPGLRDGGGLTPLELLLRQLGRDAGAPNAAAAAAGAPASAPGEPRQRRLLLLDLLALYTPAGAAGPARRELLGDRPRWQRLLGEDKFQWLAGLAPPSLFVRAMQVLVTAISPGRFPEALDELPLPPFLQPLDLTGKG; from the coding sequence ATGCCGTGGGACGCGCGGCGGCCCGGGGGCGGCGCGGACGGCGGGCCGGAGGGCGCAGGCGCGGCGCGCTCACGGGCGCAGAAGCAGTGTCGCAAGTCGTCGTTCGCCTTCTACCAGGCCGTCCGCGACCTGCTGCCGGTGTGGCTGCTCGAGGACATGCGCGCCAGCGAGGCCTTCCACTGGGACGAGCGCGGCCGCGCCGCCGCTTACTCGCCCTCCGAGGCGCTGCTCTACGCGCTCGTGCACGACCACCAGGCGTACGCGCACTACCTGCTGGCCACGTTCCCGCGGCGCGCGCTCGCGCCACCCAGCGCCGGCTTCCGCTGCTGCGCGGCGCCCGGGCCGCACGTGGCGCTGGCCGTGCGCTACAACCGCGTGGGCATCCTGCGCCGCATCCTGCGCACCGTGCGCGACTTCCCGCCCGAGGAGCGCGCGCGCGTGCTCGACCGGCGCGGCTGCAGCCGCGTGGAGGGTGGTGGCACGGCGCTGCACGCGGCCTGCGAGCTGGCGCGCCCCGAGTGCCTCTTCCTGCTGCTTGGCCACGGCGCGTCACCCGGCCTGCGCGACGGCGGCGGCCTCACGCCTCTTGAGCTGCTGCTGCGCCAGCTGGGCCGCGACGCCGGGGCCCCCAatgccgccgctgccgccgccgggGCGCCCGCCTCTGCGCCCGGGGAGCCGCGCCAGCGCCGCCTGCTGCTGCTCGACCTGCTGGCGCTGTACACGCCCGCGGGCGCCGCCGGCCCTGCCCGCCGGGAGCTGCTGGGCGACCGGCCGCGCTGGCAGCGGCTGCTGGGCGAGGACAAGTTCCAGTGGCTGGCGGGCCTGGCGCCGCCCTCGCTCTTCGTGCGCGCCATGCAGGTGCTGGTCACCGCCATCTCGCCTGGACGCTTCCCCGAGGCCCTGGACGAGCTGCCGCTGCCGCCTTTCCTGCAGCCGCTGGACCTCACGGGCAAGGGCTAG